The proteins below come from a single Microtus ochrogaster isolate Prairie Vole_2 chromosome 8, MicOch1.0, whole genome shotgun sequence genomic window:
- the Echs1 gene encoding enoyl-CoA hydratase, mitochondrial, which yields MAALRVLLPRACSSLLSSVRCPELRRFASGANFQYIVTEKKGKNSSVGLIQLNRPKALNALCNGLMEELNQALETFEEDPAVGAIVLTGGEKAFAAGADIKEMQNRTLQDCYSSKFLSHWDQITRVRKPVIAAVNGYALGGGCELAMMCDIIYAGEKAQFGQPEILLGTIPGAGGTQRLTRAVGKSLAMEMVLTGDRISAQDAKQAGLVSKIFPVETLVEEAIKCAEKIAGNSKIIVAMAKESVNAAFEMTLTEGNKLEKKLFYSTFATDDRREGMAAFVEKRKANFKDH from the exons ATGGCTGCTCTGCGTGTTCTGCTTCCCCGAGCCTGCAGCTCGCTGTTGTCCTCGGTCCGCTGCCCAGAACTTCGGCGCTTCGCTTCGG GTGCTAATTTTCAGTACATcgtcacagaaaaaaaaggaaagaacagcaGTGTGGGGCTGATCCAGTTAAACCGCCCCAAAGCGCTCAATGCACTTTGCAATGGCCTGATGGAGGAGCTCAACCAAGCGCTGGAGACCTTTGAGGAGGATCCTGCTGTGGGAGCCATTGTGCTCACTGGTGGGGAGAAGGCATTTGCAG CTGGAGCGGACATCAAGGAAATGCAGAACCGGACACTCCAGGACTGTTACTCCAGCAAGTTCCTGAGCCACTGGGACCAGATCACCCGGGTCAGGAAGCCGGTCATTGCAGCTGTCAATGGTTATGCT cttggtGGGGGCTGTGAACTTGCCATGATGTGTGATATCATCTATGCCGGTGAGAAAGCCCAGTTTGGACAGCCAGAAATCCTGCTGGGGACCATCCCAG GTGCAGGGGGCACTCAGAGACTCACTCGTGCAGTTGGCAAGTCATTAGCAATGGAGATGGTCCTCACTGGTGACCGCATTTCAGCCCAGGATGCTAAGCAAGCAG GTCTTGTAAGCAAGATTTTTCCTGTTGAAACACTGGTTGAAGAGGCAATCAAATGTGCAGAAAAAATCGCCGGCAATTCCAAAATTATCGTAGCCATGGCAAAAGAATCTGTGAATGCAG CCTTCGAAATGACCTTAACAGAAGGGAATAAGCTGGAGAAGAAGCTCTTCTATTCAACCTTTGCCACT gaCGACCGGAGAGAAGGAATGGCCGCATTTGTGGAGAAAAGGAAGGCCAACTTCAAAGACCACTGA